The nucleotide sequence gggcccaaaaattaacaaatggtctATTTAATTGACCTAATTAATGATAAGGATATCAAATGTTAACAGACGAAAATGCCCTTTACATTTCCAACTCAAATGGTTGTAAATTAATGGGTTTCACAGCTGGTAAACTTGAAATGCCATGTCACCAGAGTGAAAATTCTGAATCTTCCTACCCTTTTCTCTCCCTCTGTAAACAACATACGCACAAACGATGCCGACCTTAACTATCCCCCAATCGCTTTCTTCAGCAGCCGAGGATTGTGAGCATTTCAGAAAAGCTTTTGTAGGTATTTTATGAATGATCATTCCCAAATCCAAATGATGGGGGTCTGAATTATTTTGCTGAATTATTTGTTGTGTTCTGGCCTTCGGACGGATCGCCGTGGACGCCATGATTGTTCTCTCCCAAGCTGGGTTCTGCATTAGCTACCTTATCTTCATTGCCAATAATCTGGCGTACGTTTCCAACAGCTCGCCCTCGATTCCGATTCTAGTTTTAACTCCCAAATCGCTCTACATCTGGGGTTGCTTTCCGTTTCAACTGGGGTTGAATTCGATTCCCACACTGACTCACTTAGCTCCCTTGAGTATTTTCGCGGATGTGGTCGAGATCGGAGCCATGGGAGTGGTTATGGTGGAAGATGTATTGATTTTTCTGAAGCAAAGGCTTGCCCTGCGAGCTTTTGGGGgtttctctgttttcttctaTGGTCTGGGCGTTGCTGTCTACTCCTTTGAAGGAATCGGCATGGTCTTGCCATTAGAATCAGAGGCTAAAGACAAAGACAAATTCGGAAAAGTTCTCGCCCTGTCCATGGCCTTCATTTCTGTGATGTACGGAAGGTTCGACGCTTTGGGCTACTTCGCATTCGGGGAAGAAACCAAAGACATTATCACCACCAATCTGGGGCAAGGTCCGCTGAGCATCATGGTTCAGTTGGGTCTCTGTGTGAACCTCTTCTTCACTTTTCCTCTCATGATGAACCCCGTCTATGAAGTGATGGAGAGGCGGTTCCGTGATGGCGCCTACTGCCTCTGGCTGAGATGGGTGGCGGTGCTGGGAGTGATCCTGGTGGCTCTGATGGTCCCCAATTTCGCAGACTTCTTATCTCTAGTGGGCAGCAGTGTGTGTTGTGTTCTGGCCTTTGTGTTGCCCTCTTTGTTTCATCTGATAGTCTTCAAGGATCAGCTGAGCAGGAAAAGCATGGCCTTGGATGTGGCCATTCTGGTTCTTGGACTGGTTTTTGGAGTCTCTGGAACCTGGTCTTCTCTTTTGGAAATCGTCTCGCCCAGTGCCTGATCACACCCATCATGAGTAATACCACAATCAGTACTTGCAATACtggaaattataatattttgtgatcaaaatatgagatttgGCTTGTTTTTCTATCCATGTTTGGCTCTGAAGAATTGCTTGGATGAGAAAATGGTGAGTACTCTAAAAGTGAGCCACAGTTAGAAGCATTTTGGTCTTCTTCAGAGTTTCCTCGTAAATTATAGACAATTGTTAGGCCTGGTGCCACATGTGATGTTTAAAAAGCTGTTCACTAGTTGAATGGAACCCATCTTTAGGCAtgctttttactaaataaaatatatgtttgaataataatttgtcatgcttaacaTATAATCTTATTTTGAATTCTAGCTGGAAAGTTGGAATTAACTTTGAATAGCTTCACATTAATGGACAGattgctattttttaatttgcttgTATTGTTACAAAAGTATAGGGAACAAATTGAGACTTcagtttttccttattttattaacCAAAAGATTGCAAACATGATTAACCTATGCATGAGTAGACATTCAGTAGTGGTTGTATGGAATTTATGTCTGTGTACAagacatttacactaagtgtacaaggtacCTGTGCTTtatgtacaagggtgtacaaatGTACCTATGTTGAAGTATTtgcaatgttttaaaatcatttccattttgaaaGGATGAGGAACATTCCCTCACACACATTCCTTGATCACGCACTCATCCCGTTCAATTTTATTACTTCATACGTGTTGATTGGATGACCAACCACAataatgatgaataggaacctaTATTGGGTTTCACTTCCCCCTTTTCCCTTCCCCATTTTCCCTTAGGCATCACATTGGAACATGGTAGCTCACCCATATGCACGCTTTTAGTTTTAGGTATGTCAAATTTTTGCCATTGTATAagacatttacactaagtgtacaatgcaaatgtgctaactgtacaagtgtgtacaacgCTACCTatgttgaaggatttcaaatggttttgaataaattgcttgctcattttatttttctaagggTGACATTCCTCATAAACATTCCTCATTTCCATTTctacacattcattggatgaGATAGCGCGCTTATGATGAATAAGAACCTCGATTTGGTgtcatttttccccttttcagtgagccatgacattggaacGTGGTTAACCTGGCCATATGCACTAGTTCTATTGTATCTAGGTGGAATTTctgcaactgtacaaggcatttaaactaagtgtacaaggccaatgtactaaaagtacaagggtgtacaagggtttCTATCTTACTTTTTCCAATTGTGGGGAACAATCCTCAGACATGTTGCTTGATAACACACGCACTGCATGCAATTTAATTGATGTCTACCATGTTCATTCATCCTATTAGCTTCCCTAGTAATGATGAATATGAATCGAAATTAGGGTAaacatttttgtcattttccctAGTCCATGGTAATGGAAACATTGGTTACCCACCCATATTCACTTGAAAATATATACCTATTAGGGATTTGGTGATTAGACAAGgaatttacactaagtgtacaaagcaaatgtgctaactgtacaagtgtgtacaagggtgcctatcttgaaggatttgaaatgcttttgaaaaaattgcttgctcatttattttttctaagggggacattcctcatttcccttcgtacacattcattggatgagatagcgcgcttatgatgaataggaacctcGATTTGGTGTCATTTTTCCCCAACTCGgtgagccatgacattggaacGTGGTTAACCCAGCCATATGCACTAGTTATGTTGTATCTAGGTTGAATTTctgcaactgtacaaggcatttacactaagtgtataaggccaatgtactaaaagtacaagggtgtacaagggtgtttATCTTACTTTTTCCAAACGTGGGGAACAATCCTCACACATGTTGCTTGATAACACACGCACTGCATGCAATTTAATTGATGTCTACCATGTTCATTCATCCTATTAGCTTCCCTAGTAATGATGAATATGAATCGAAATTAGGGTAaacatttttgtcattttccctAGTCCATGGTAATGGAAACATTGGTTACCCACCCATATTCACTTGAAAATAAATACCTATTAGGGATTTGGTGATTggacaaggcatttacactaagtgtacaaagcaaatgtgctaactgtacaagtgtgtacaagggtgcctatcttgaaggatttgaaatgcttttgaaaaaattgcttgctcatttattttttataagggggacattcctcatttcccttcgtacacattcattggatgagatagcgcgcttatgatgaataggaacctcGATTTGGTGTCATTTTTCCCCAACTTGgtgagccatgacattggaacGTGGTTAACCCAGCCATATGCACTAGTTATGTTGTATCTAGGTTGAATTTctgcaactgtacaaggcatttacactaagtgtacaaggccaatgtactaaaagtacaagggtgtacaagggtgtctATCTTACTTTTTCCAAACATGAGGAAACAAGTCCATTGATAATTTAAACACAAATATTGACTATAAGTCTCTgaaaaaccttattattataaTCAATCAAGCCAATATCCACCCAACTAACCTAAGGGCAAAGTGGGTTCTTATTACCAAGCCATGAGCAAAGTGGGTCTTGGTATTAAAAAGCTACCAACAAACCAACAAGGTGTTGCTAGGCAAGTGCATCTAGAGGTTTGCCTCAGAGAATGGGTCCCTTTGGAAGCGGGTTATTGTTGAAAAGTATGGGGAGGAGGGGGGGTTTCCTAAGGTAGTAGGGGTAATCATTTTATAAGGGCTATTGGTTTGCATCAGTTTTATTGTAAGTAATCATTTGTGGAATCATTTTCTGCTTCATAGGTCCCTCTAAACAATATGTTTGGGTACTCAACATCTCTTCGTTCAATGACTCAGGTAAAACCAAGTATCATTTTATAAGGGCTATGCCATAGCTGGAGTTGCTCTGCAGaatatgttaaaatatatgttatttgaTCCTCTATGTGCAGGGGAAAGGTGAATTCACAATGGAATACAAAGAGCATTCACTGGTTTCTCAAGATGTGCAGCTGCAATTAGTGAACACCTACAAGGCCAATAAGGCAGCTTAAAATAGTTAGGATTCTGCTGTGACTTTTTTAGGAACACGTCCCTACATTCATAGTGTAAGCCATCtcttattttttgatatttttccggGCCAAAAGTGTTCTGGTCTCTAAATTTTGACAAGCCAAATAATTGTTACCTACATTCTTTAATACAAAGAATGTATGAAATCACTGTACTTTAAACAGGTATTCATCACAGTCAAATTGTcttaaaaaggataaaagggCTATGCAATTTTCATCTCCTTCTCTCTCAAATTGTCTCATATTGTCTTTAAACAGGTATTTAtgacaaaggaagaaaatgatggatCTTCAACTTGAAtgataattcaaattttcaattgaaaagTTACAATATGTagttaaattaaaataggaaaaccaatctttgtttcAAATAGCCTATACTGCAGAGAAGGGTAATATAATGTTTTCAACTATGCCCTAGAATGACCCATTAAAATGAAATCGTGTTCTATTAAGATGTTTTATTACAAGGGATCCATTACATTAACCCAGAAAATTCCAAAGCAGAGAACCCAAAACTTGAAAGACTGCACTTCATAGAAGCTTATTGACGCTTGTGTTTGCTTGGTTTTTCTCCAGAGACAATTTCTGTTGTTTCTCATAGGAAGAGTTTCCAGGAGACAAAAAACATTGGTTTTAGGAATGTCTAGCTTACCATTGCATAAACAAAGTAAACCTGTGTAATGCAACCATAACCAATTTTCCCAAAGGGCAGGCTATCATGTCATATTGCATCCACATTTCCCTACTTCTCAAGTCACTCAAATCagataacaaaatttttctttttggccaTCTGGGTAAATGCTTCTTCCTTTCTTGTTGGCATCTCTAGTTCTGGCTCCAGCTTCCACCATGTCATTGGATACTTGTTCCAAGCTAGGGGGATCCACTGCATGTATAAAAATGACAATAATCTTACAATCTAAACTGCTTGATGGCTAATTGCACATGATAAGCAGCGTAGCAATATCACCAACACGGTTTTGATAACCTAGTGGGAGCGGATTATGATAATTCAGTGATTGTGAGAACCCCAACTTATGCATTTTCTCATTAACAACCATTTTTAGGCATTGAAAAGTGGAACTTTTTATTGGATTGTCACAACCCCCATGGAAATATCATCATCCTCCAACGTACTGGAAAATAATGTACACTACTGATACATTTAGCTGCATAGTCCTTTTCCACCATTCATGCTCGGACCCCCTACTAAAAAAAGGACAGAAATAGAGTGAAAAGACCAAGAAAGTTTCTATATCCACTAGGAAATAAAGAAACTTTGTACCTCACGAAAGTAATTGGAAATCTGTCCAGAAAATCCTTGAACAGACCTTCTATACTCACAGACAAGGCATTGATCATGAGTTTGAAATCTGCCTTCTCGTATCTGAACCAGCCATCAATGCAATGTTAGAACCAAGAGTGATCTGGGGCCAACACAGAAATAAAATGAGTAGAAGGGACTCACTGATCTCAGGCAAACCTTCAAGCTCAATGGTGAAGCTTCTTTAAGCCTCTTTAAAGTTGAATATCACCAAGGGTCTTGAGTTCTTGCAGTCTCACTTTCCTGACAAATTTTGTGATTTTCAGACATGATCACAAGCTGTACTAAATCCAAAAATGGAAACCCCTGCTATGCTGCCCATGGTAATGCCATCCAAAATTGCCACCTAAATGCAGGTTCTTAATGCATTAGTATAATGATGGTGACTAATGTAGCTAAGATAAATAGATAAACTAGAAGTTCCATCTAAATGATTTCTCTATCCATTCCATcagaagaaaaaacagaaaacccAAAATCAGACCCCAGTTGTACTAAATAATTCACGtatcaaaagacaaaaaagcaAATATCATGTTAATCAGAAGTTAATGCTTTGTTTTTTAACAGTACAggagaaagaaaagtaaaagaaaaagggaaaacatgGACAAAAGGAATTGCTCAAGTATTAGACCATGAATAATAGTTCAAAGAAAAACATAAGAGAGTTGTTTgcagcaatttttttttcctttatctgTTGGTGAATCAAGAATTTATTGTCGTCAGAAGGTCAGCCACCCATGCACGTGAATCATACACTATAAGGCATGAAGTAGCAATTTGAAGTCATCACTGAATTTACTAAAAGAGAGTTATAACCCTATCCCCAGGAAGCTActccataaaacaaaaaaataaaaataagatatctTCCACAAATGAACTTCAGCTTCACAAAATTGAAACATTCTACCATCTGTGAATTAGCATAGCAATAAAAGGAGAGTGTCAACTAACCTCCATGTTCAATAATATCTTTTTGCTTAAAAGAATCTCAATGGTCTGAAATACAGAggtaatttcattaaaaataattcatctgAAAGAAGATAGGGCCTAAATCTGAGAAAAAAGTATCTATAGAAGAGTGGAAGTAGATGTGTAAACATGCAAAAGGAATCATGGAAACCCATATAAATGCACAATATGCAACAGCAAAGTATAGGCTATTgaaatgcaaaagatgcaatAAATACGAAAACAGAGAGAATCTAAAAGCTGAAGATATATCTTTCAAAAGCACGTGGGAAGGACATGTTTTTGTctaggtatgaaccattgcagaGTCTAGGACCACAAAATATAGCATTCCACTTGGTTTAATTTCTCATCAatcacctttttctttcatCAGTTTCAACTCATCTTTGGTAGCTTAGTAACTATGTTTTAATTAgacattttttaattgtatgttctAGAAAAGAAGCAAGTAAAGTGCTCTACccatataaattttgaataaatacccaaaaaagaagaaaaacaagtgcAGCCTATAGaagattttgttaaaaaatgaagttcaaTCTCCACTTCGTGTCCCACATGTGCGTGTATTGTTTCAAAGTTCTTTATTCAAGAACCTATCTTTGTTTTCGAGAAATGAGTTTGGAGATGCCTACcccatataatttaatattcaagcaaaagctaagaaaatgaaatggcCACTTCAGTAAAAAAACCAGTTTTAACAAGTTGCTCCACATGAACTCTGTGTGTGTGCAAGTTCTTTATTCAACCCAGTAAATCTAaaggaaattttaaaagttatctTGGGTCTTAATGACATTAAGGGCATGGAGAACTAAAAACTGAATGATCAATGCATTGGCAAGCTTATGCTACCATGAAGCCTTCAAAAATCCGATTCTTTCCTAAAAATTGAGAAGCTGCTGACAAGCCAAAGACACATCATAATCTCTTTCTttagaatgaaaaatttaaaagcagCTGGAAAAACATATTTACAAAGCACAAACCGACTAAAATATGAGTTTATGTCATAGAACAAGATTCCCATTCCTtcagttttgttgttttctgaCAAGGAAATCAATTCAACCAAACTGAAAAAGGGCAAAAACCCATGtaaacaaatattataatacaGCAAAAAATAAAGGATCAGAAGGATCTAACAACTAAATGTAACCTTGCTTAGCAATCTACTAACCTCAAATATGCAACAAGAGAGACCCAAATGAAATCCATACCTTATTCAAATTTTCGAGAGAGACGAATgcgagaaaaaatgaaagagccGCAGAGATTGAGATGCAACCGATGGAGGTGCTCgggaggaagagaagaaaacggCTTCTAGGCTTGAAATGCTGAAGAGAGACCAAAATTAGGGCAAAATTCCAAAAAGCAGCAGAGATTGAGATGCAAGCGATGGAGAAACTCGGGACGAACAGAAAAAACGGCTTCTAGGCAGAGAAGAAAACGACTTCTAGGCAGAGAAGAAAACGGCTTCTAGGCAAAGAAGAAAATGGCTTATAAGCTTGAAATGCTGAAGAGAGCAAAATTAGGGCAAAATTCCAAAGAGCCGTAGAGATTGAGATGCAAGCGATGGAGGAACTCGGGATGAAGAGAAGAAAACGGCTTCTAGGCTTAAAATCTGAAGAGACACCAAAATTAGGGCAAAATTCCAACctggatttttttgtttattattttttttttcataatcagcAAAGGTTATTCTTGGAATTAATAAAAGTGCATatccttctttttaattttgacacTTCCTATGGGTTTTCAGCTTAAATGGGTCGATTAGatggaccatttgttaatttttgggcccaactgggcccaaaacacaattctcccataTAGGAAAGGTACTTCATCTATCAGTAGTTTAAAGTCAAATTCAGATCATTTAACAAAGGAAAGgagcaataaaaataaaaaagctttgAGCAAAAAACCTAGAAGCAGAGGAAATCATCACACATTGGAAATCTAAAGTTGAAAGGTTgaatggtaaaaataaataaataaacttttgatTGAGAATGGAGGtctgaagagaaaaaaaactagACAATACTAGTAATTTAGAAGTTGAACTAAACTAGAGATTGGAATATTTAAAGCAAGAAAGAGAATTTAATCATAAGAAAAGAGACTATCATGAGAAGGAGCAACAAACATAAACTTCTTCATTCAAGAAAGCAGATGGACAATGACAAGAGGAGAGGCCATCGAGATAAAGACAAGGGAGCACAACACAGTGAAAAAGATGATAATTTAAAGAGTCATTATATGGACACTTGGATGAACTCCATagcaaaagaaggaaaaatgaggAATACCTAAGAAATGGTCATGCTGACAAAGAAGAAATCTTCTATAGCCACAAAGAAAGTACCAATTATTGGAAACGCGAAAATGATGTTATTTTGGATTGGCACAAAAGAGATAATCAACCAAGAATAAGCGATAATCTGATGATCACCATTCTATCAGACACAAAAATGAGGGTTAATTAGATgcaaagggaaaaggaaaaaaaaaaaagtaagaaatggGCAAGATGCAAAAGACAAAGTGGGTAACCCATACTAGGAGAAAGAATGAGTATAAAGGCTCTAATATTATATAGTAAAAGAAGaagattgagaaaatataaCAGTCTTCTCATTGATGATTGGTGAATACTTATATACAAATATCTTTTGAGTCTAACCTCTACTTTAATTCAAACTCTTATCTTTTACTCTaatcaaaactaataataattatcttctattttaagttaaaataataaagaaataaattataatatttaaattaagaataaacaTTAACTTTTGTTAACAATTAAAATGTTCacatattataattaacttttaagatatgttaattagtattattatataaatgataatatttttttttcactttgttaggttatatcttttatttaaagaattaaaaatacaaatacaaattaatttgaCAAATTTACAAGTCCCATAAGAAatgtaattaattatt is from Vitis riparia cultivar Riparia Gloire de Montpellier isolate 1030 chromosome 10, EGFV_Vit.rip_1.0, whole genome shotgun sequence and encodes:
- the LOC117923136 gene encoding amino acid transporter AVT3B-like; the protein is MGSNPRGVAGGKIVGRSESWPHPSTPLVFVVGTWVNALCVLAFGRIAVDAMIVLSQAGFCISYLIFIANNLAYVSNSSPSIPILVLTPKSLYIWGCFPFQLGLNSIPTLTHLAPLSIFADVVEIGAMGVVMVEDVLIFLKQRLALRAFGGFSVFFYGLGVAVYSFEGIGMVLPLESEAKDKDKFGKVLALSMAFISVMYGRFDALGYFAFGEETKDIITTNLGQGPLSIMVQLGLCVNLFFTFPLMMNPVYEVMERRFRDGAYCLWLRWVAVLGVILVALMVPNFADFLSLVGSSVCCVLAFVLPSLFHLIVFKDQLSRKSMALDVAILVLGLVFGVSGTWSSLLEIVSPSA